DNA from Longimicrobiaceae bacterium:
CGCGGGAGGACGGCGGGCGCGCATCATCTTACGCGGGCCAGGCGAGCCAGAACAGGTACGCGAGCAGCGGGAGGGCGGGGAGAAGGGGAAGGGCGGCGAGCACCGCGGCCCGGCGCCAGCGCCGGCGCGCGTACGCCCGCCAGGCCGCCAGGGAGCACGCCACGGGGAGGATGGGATAGCTCCACACCACCCCCACGAACACCCGGGGCGGCCACGGGTCGCCCGGATCGGCCGCGCCGAGCGCCGCCAGCGAGAGCCCCGCCGCGACGAACCAGGGGACCAGCGTGGCCAGGAGGAGCCCCTGGGCGCCCACGAGCCACGCGAGCGTCCCGGGGGAGCGCGCCTGCGGGGGCGGGGCATCGGGTGCCGGAGAGTTCATCGGCGCGGGAGTGCGGGGACGGGAGCTCGCCGCCGAAGGAATACGGTGTGTCCCGGCCCGTCGCCAGGGGCGGGCGCCCTCACCCGCCGGATGGCGCGCCGGCCCACGGCTCCACGGCGAACTCTCCCCCGGGGGCGATCGTCACGCGGAAGAGCGCGTCGAACCCCTCGTGCGCCGTGGGGCGCTCCAGGCGCTTCAGCGTGCCGAAGAGCCCCGCGGGGGGAACGCGCTTCGCCTCCTCCCGCCCGGCGTTGCGCAGGGCGGAGCCGGCGGGGTCCGGCTCGAAGAAGTACCCCGCCGCGCGGAACGCCGCCGGCCGGGCCGCGGCCAGGTACCGCGCCCTCTCCTCGCGGGTGACGTTGGTGTTGTCCACCACGAAGGGCTGCTGCGCCTCGATGCAGGCCGCCAGGAGCAGGCGCTCGCGGCGGCGGGTGCGGAGCAGGTCCAGGCTGATCCGCACGTGCGTGTCGAAGAAGCGCGCGCGGTAGAAGGTGGACTTTCCCGACGCCTGGATCCCGATGAATACGATGGCTTCCATGGCCGCCCCGCCCCGCGAAAACGGGACCGCTCTTGACAGGGGGCGCCGCCCTGCGTCGCTTCCCGGTGCGGGCCCGGCGAGGGCGGCGCGCACCGGTACCGGACACGGAGGAGACATGGCGAAGCTGTTCGACGAGATCACGCCGGAGCTGCGGGACTTCATCGCCCGGCAGCCGCTCTTCTTCGTGGCGACCGCTCCGCTGGCGGAGGCGGGTCACGTGAACCTGTCGCCCAAGGGGCTCGACACCTTCCGCGTCCTGGGCCCGCGGTCCGTGGCGTACCTGGACCTCACCGGAAGCGGCAACGAGACCGCGGCGCACCTGCTGGAGAACGGGCGCATCACCTTCCTGTTCTGCGCCTTCTCCGGCGCCCCGAAGATCCTCCGCCTCTACGGGCGCGGGCGGGTCGTGCTGCCGGACGCGCCCGGGTGGGAGGCCCTGCGTGGGCACTTCCCCGACTACCCGGGCGCGCGCCAGGTGGTCCTCGCGGAGATCACGCGCGTGCAGACCTCGTGCGGCTACGCCGTCCCGCGCATGGAGATGGTGGAGCAGCGGGACACCC
Protein-coding regions in this window:
- a CDS encoding AAA family ATPase, which produces MEAIVFIGIQASGKSTFYRARFFDTHVRISLDLLRTRRRERLLLAACIEAQQPFVVDNTNVTREERARYLAAARPAAFRAAGYFFEPDPAGSALRNAGREEAKRVPPAGLFGTLKRLERPTAHEGFDALFRVTIAPGGEFAVEPWAGAPSGG
- a CDS encoding pyridoxamine 5'-phosphate oxidase family protein, which produces MAKLFDEITPELRDFIARQPLFFVATAPLAEAGHVNLSPKGLDTFRVLGPRSVAYLDLTGSGNETAAHLLENGRITFLFCAFSGAPKILRLYGRGRVVLPDAPGWEALRGHFPDYPGARQVVLAEITRVQTSCGYAVPRMEMVEQRDTLLRWAEAKEDTLPAYRREKNAASIDGLPAPLGAGEAASGP